The Chryseobacterium glaciei DNA window CGTATTTTATAGGAGGCTTTTATATTCAACGCATAAACATTCAAATATTAGAAAATTTAATGCACATTCATGGAGAGAGTAACTAATTTTAAGAAAATAAATATCGGCTTATTAATTCATCAAAAAGTAAAAGAAACAACAATTGAGGTCACTCGGATTTGCAGCTTTTTAAAATCTACCGAAGAAGAAATAGAAGAAATGTATATCAGTAAATCCTTAGATGCAGAGATTCTCATGAGATGGTCTAAATTATTAAAATATGATTTTTTCAGAATCTATTCCCAACATTTAATATTATACGCTCCACCTTCCAGGGAAGTTAATAAAGTAATAGATAAAGAAAAAACGGTATTGCCTCAGTTTAGAAAAAATTTTTACACAAAAGAAGTCATTGATTTTATACTAGAATTAATAGAAAACGGAGAAAAGACAAGGCAACAGGTAATTCATGATTATTTAATTCCAAAAGCAACTTTACATAAATGGATCAACAAGTACAAAAAATGAAAATTCATCCAAATTATAAGCAAATATACACCGATATTATTATCCGTAAATATCCTGAAAAATGGGATCACTGTGCCCCCATTTTAGCTAAGGTGGAACTTACAGTTTTAGATGTCATGAAAGTCAATACACTCATCTTTAGCAATACAAATAAAGAGATCACAGCATTCAATCAACGGCATAAATCATACGATGAAAAAACCATTTTGTATATGTTGAGCTATCAGAAGAAAAATAAATTGAACAATACTCAATTGGCAAATCACTTTAAATTAAGTAGAAATTCTATCGCAAAGTGGAAAAAAATCTATAGAATTAGTAAATTGGTTTAACAATTAAATATCCTTTGTCATTCTTAAACTACAGAATCTGAGGAAGACAAAAAAAGAATAAGCTGCCGGGAGAAAAAAATATTCGAGCCAAAATTCCAGTAAATTAGACTATAGTAAGCTTCGATCCATAAAACCATGCATCATTTGCAAGTTCCCCATTTAAGAAAAGTAAATATTGAACCTTCTGGATAGTAATTCACTTTAAAAAATCTTGTAAAATTATACGGTCTGTTTTATTCTATCACTACAAAGCTTATGACCTGTATCACAACTTATCAAAAAATACAGTCTGTTATACAGTATAACAGACTGATTTATTTATTAAAGCAAGTATTAATTAATACCATCTTGTAAGAGCTATACGATAACCTCTCATTACATTTCCGTTATTGGTAACATTTATTGTTCCTGCAGATGGCATTGTTAGTGTGTAGTTTAAAGCCGTAGGATTTCCCCCATCAGCGCAACCAGCTACATCTGCCCAGGTAGTTGTAATGCTAAATCTACTGATCTGATTAAATGTAGGTGACTTGGCAGTATTACCACTCCCTGTACTTCCCCCTAACCCATTGATCGAGTATAAGCTACTCGCAGAATAATTTATTACATAATATTCTGCAATTGCTACATCACCACAAGCATCACCAACCATCACAACGGCTTTATAACCGCCACCATCTACTAAACCAGTAATTAATGGCGCCGTACCACCACTCACTACATTATTAGCAACAGATGAGATAACAGCACCAAAGGTTGCTGAAGGAGAAGCTTTTACCAATACACCATTGGAATCAGCATAAACAGGAGTTACGGCATTTGAACCCGCCACAATATCCATTGTTCTTACCCGCGTATGACCTGCAACATCCAATAATTCTGTCGGTGAAGAAGTCCCAATTCCTACATTTCCAGCAGAGGTGATCCTAAGACGTTCGAGATATCCTCCACCAAGAGAATTTCCCATAAAAAAGTCCTCAGCCGTGCTTGTACGTATACTTCCTATTCCCCAGTTGGCTCCTCCCGATGCCGGACCGCTATTGGTAAAACCTAGGAGTGAGAAATTCCCTGCAGCCAATGGTGAGGTATTTCTTAAAGCCATAATAGCAAGGTTATTATTACCTGCCGGAGCATCTATTAAAGCATACCTGTTTAGATTAGCTGTCGAGGCAACTACATGCAACTTATTGGAAGGAGTTGTAATACCTACTCCCATATCTCCAGTGTTTGTCACAACCATATCGTTAGCCTGCTGGATAACAGACGGTATCCCTGTAGCCGGATTATCCTTGGCTCCATCAACGTGAAATGTACCTTGCGGGTTTGAATTACTTATGCCAACCTGAGCGTTGACAAATGATAGAAAGCCTGAAGCTATTAGCATCAGTGTCGAAACATTTTTTTTCATAAATCTTTGTTTTTTTTTCGAAATCGTTGTTTTTAGTAAAATATTTTTTGTTGTTGTTTTTTGAATATTAGTTTAATCGTCATAATCGCCTTCCCATCTAAAGTAATCTTTTGATTTTTCAACCCTTCAACTGTATCTGAAGCTGTGACTAAGTTCTCTTCTTCTGTTAAGAAGAAGAGCCATAGTCAAAAAGAAAGTCAAAATTTTGTGCCTTTAGAAGCGTCCTCAATTATTAGTATCGTAGGGAATCCGATAATAATAACTATTAACAAATGTATTGAGTTTACGTAACCTACTGAAATTTAACCTGTACGATTTTCTCTTACAAGATGTAGAACTATATCGATACAGCATCAATTAGTGCATTGTATTTTTTTAACCACAAATCGAATATTGTCTCCTTTTGGTCGATGAATGTTATTTCGACGAAGCCAAAAAAAAGATTAGACCTTGTTATAAAATTTCCAAAATGGGCAAAGGATGAGAGTAATTGATGTTTTAAGTGGGCGCAAAGTCACGAGACTTTGCCTAGCGGGGAAAATTATCGAAAAGTAAAAATAGTCGAAAATGAATTATTTGACTTAAACATGATTTTTTCGATTGCTAGATATTCCTGAGGCCTAGCTACTACCATAAAATTGGGAGAATGACCTTTTAATAAATTACA harbors:
- a CDS encoding transposase is translated as MERVTNFKKINIGLLIHQKVKETTIEVTRICSFLKSTEEEIEEMYISKSLDAEILMRWSKLLKYDFFRIYSQHLILYAPPSREVNKVIDKEKTVLPQFRKNFYTKEVIDFILELIENGEKTRQQVIHDYLIPKATLHKWINKYKK
- a CDS encoding helix-turn-helix domain-containing protein gives rise to the protein MDQQVQKMKIHPNYKQIYTDIIIRKYPEKWDHCAPILAKVELTVLDVMKVNTLIFSNTNKEITAFNQRHKSYDEKTILYMLSYQKKNKLNNTQLANHFKLSRNSIAKWKKIYRISKLV